In Desulfopila inferna, the following are encoded in one genomic region:
- a CDS encoding AMP-binding protein: protein MGMESLYKEVMDINMMADDDRKDDAAKAFFERLNFMELPEYFNWAEEIFEGVHVKERGDKPAFIWADILTEENKTYSYRQFMARGNQCLNHLRKSGVDKGNNMYMMVPIVPETWFATYACVKGGLVAVPTATTMTQREMEFRFETYPPDCIIAAEVYTDLIDAAIKTNGTEPKVKIVLGKKAGWTSYTDLEGESEEAEAAKTKSSDLLFCFFTSGTTGLPKRVGHTAVSYPLGHLSTSIMAGIRTDDIHHNLGAPGWAKWAWSSFFGPLNVGATATGFDFTTLDGEKYLKAISTHKISTFCAPPTAWRMFINLDTSQFDLSNLRQSIGAGEPLNPEVISRWKKLTGNEIRDFYGQTESTAMIGNPPWMKGKMRSGSFGYPSYMYDVALVDEEGFEITKADEVGHIVVKLDKWRAIGLFTEYIGSPEKMGDAFRGNYYYTGDRASYDEDGYWWFVGRSDDVIKSSDFRIGPFEVESALMEHVAVAETAVVGVPDPKRHQLVKGYVILKQGVEPSRELALELFQHTINVLAKFKIPRIIEFVPEVPKTLSGKIRRIELRQQEEKRQQDKSGAVATEFFYWDFPELSSRKN, encoded by the coding sequence ATGGGTATGGAAAGTCTGTATAAGGAAGTTATGGATATCAACATGATGGCAGATGACGACCGCAAGGATGATGCGGCCAAGGCTTTTTTTGAACGGCTCAACTTCATGGAACTTCCGGAATACTTTAACTGGGCGGAAGAAATATTCGAGGGCGTCCATGTCAAAGAACGCGGTGACAAACCGGCATTCATCTGGGCCGATATCCTCACCGAAGAAAACAAGACCTATTCCTATCGGCAATTCATGGCCAGAGGCAATCAGTGCCTGAACCATCTGCGTAAGTCCGGGGTGGACAAAGGCAACAATATGTACATGATGGTGCCGATCGTCCCGGAAACCTGGTTTGCCACCTATGCCTGTGTCAAGGGAGGACTCGTCGCCGTTCCAACTGCCACCACCATGACTCAGCGGGAAATGGAATTCCGCTTCGAGACCTATCCGCCGGACTGCATCATCGCCGCCGAAGTGTATACCGATCTGATCGATGCCGCCATCAAGACCAACGGCACCGAACCTAAGGTCAAAATCGTTCTCGGCAAAAAGGCTGGCTGGACCAGTTATACCGATCTCGAAGGAGAATCGGAAGAAGCAGAGGCCGCCAAAACAAAATCGAGCGATCTGCTTTTCTGTTTCTTCACTTCCGGTACTACCGGACTGCCCAAACGAGTCGGTCACACCGCCGTATCTTATCCTCTGGGACACCTGTCCACCTCCATTATGGCCGGTATCCGGACCGACGATATCCATCACAACCTGGGAGCGCCCGGCTGGGCCAAGTGGGCCTGGAGTTCCTTTTTCGGGCCGTTGAATGTCGGCGCCACCGCCACCGGATTCGATTTCACCACCCTTGACGGTGAAAAATATCTCAAGGCTATTTCCACCCATAAGATATCCACCTTCTGCGCTCCCCCTACCGCCTGGCGGATGTTCATCAATCTTGACACATCCCAGTTTGACCTCTCTAACCTGAGACAATCCATCGGCGCGGGAGAGCCCTTGAATCCTGAAGTAATTTCCCGATGGAAGAAACTGACTGGTAATGAGATCCGTGACTTCTACGGTCAGACGGAATCAACGGCAATGATCGGCAACCCCCCCTGGATGAAAGGTAAAATGCGCAGCGGCTCCTTCGGCTACCCCTCGTATATGTACGATGTCGCCCTGGTTGACGAGGAAGGCTTTGAAATCACTAAAGCCGATGAGGTCGGCCATATCGTGGTTAAACTCGATAAATGGCGGGCCATCGGACTTTTTACCGAATATATCGGCAGCCCTGAGAAAATGGGCGATGCCTTTCGTGGCAACTACTATTACACCGGAGACCGGGCATCCTACGATGAAGACGGCTACTGGTGGTTTGTGGGCAGAAGCGATGACGTTATCAAATCCTCGGACTTCAGAATCGGACCCTTCGAGGTGGAGAGCGCCCTTATGGAGCACGTTGCCGTTGCCGAAACCGCCGTGGTAGGTGTACCGGATCCCAAACGGCATCAACTCGTCAAGGGATATGTCATCCTCAAACAGGGTGTTGAACCCTCAAGAGAACTGGCTCTGGAACTCTTCCAGCACACCATCAATGTCCTGGCCAAATTCAAAATTCCGCGGATCATCGAGTTCGTTCCCGAGGTTCCCAAAACGCTGAGCGGCAAGATACGCCGTATCGAATTGCGGCAGCAGGAGGAAAAGAGGCAGCAGGATAAGTCTGGAGCGGTTGCCACCGAATTCTTCTACTGGGATTTCCCGGAACTCAGTTCAAGAAAAAATTGA
- a CDS encoding acyl-CoA dehydrogenase — MNFELTEEQKLIKDMVRSFAEAEVAPSARARDEEERFDRELMFTRLAELGLTGIVFPEKYGGAGADYISYAIAVEELSRVCASTGVTLSAHLSLCANPIYLFGSEEQKQKFLVPLATGEKMGAFGLTENAAGSDAGGTRTTAVRDGDEWILNGSKTFITNGGEAEVYVVMARTDKNAEKHHGISAFIVEKGTPGFTFGKKEEKMGIRSSPTMELLFENCRIPQENLLAEEGQGFKVAMKTLDGGRIGIAAQALGIAQGALDEAVNYAKERKQFDTPIARFQGVQFQLADMATQIKAARLLVYDAAYRASAKLPYSQDSAMAKLMASETAMRVTTQAVQILGGYGYTRDFPVERMMRDAKITEIYEGTSEVQRIVIGSALTR; from the coding sequence ATGAATTTTGAACTGACGGAAGAACAGAAACTTATCAAAGACATGGTACGCAGCTTTGCGGAGGCGGAGGTAGCTCCTTCCGCCCGGGCCAGGGATGAGGAAGAACGCTTTGACCGGGAACTGATGTTTACCCGACTTGCCGAACTTGGCCTGACCGGAATCGTTTTCCCCGAAAAGTATGGTGGTGCCGGTGCGGACTACATCAGCTACGCCATTGCAGTCGAGGAACTTTCCCGGGTCTGTGCCTCCACCGGAGTCACCCTTTCCGCACATCTGTCATTGTGCGCCAACCCTATCTATCTCTTCGGCAGCGAAGAACAGAAACAGAAATTCCTTGTTCCGCTGGCTACCGGTGAAAAAATGGGGGCCTTCGGTCTCACCGAGAACGCTGCAGGCTCCGATGCCGGCGGCACCAGAACCACGGCAGTTAGGGATGGTGACGAATGGATCCTCAACGGCAGTAAAACATTTATCACCAACGGCGGCGAAGCTGAAGTATATGTGGTGATGGCCAGAACGGACAAGAATGCCGAGAAGCATCATGGAATCAGCGCCTTTATCGTCGAAAAGGGCACACCCGGCTTTACCTTCGGTAAGAAGGAGGAAAAGATGGGGATTCGCAGTTCCCCGACCATGGAGCTTCTCTTTGAAAACTGTCGGATTCCACAGGAGAATCTTCTGGCCGAAGAAGGCCAGGGCTTCAAGGTGGCAATGAAAACCCTGGACGGCGGCAGAATCGGCATTGCCGCACAGGCCCTCGGAATTGCCCAGGGTGCGCTTGATGAGGCGGTAAATTATGCCAAGGAAAGAAAGCAGTTCGATACGCCGATTGCCCGTTTTCAAGGGGTCCAGTTTCAGCTTGCCGATATGGCCACGCAAATTAAGGCAGCCAGGCTGCTGGTTTATGATGCCGCTTACCGGGCCAGCGCGAAGCTTCCCTATTCTCAGGATTCGGCAATGGCCAAACTGATGGCAAGCGAGACAGCGATGCGGGTAACGACACAGGCCGTGCAGATTCTCGGGGGTTACGGCTACACCCGTGATTTCCCTGTGGAAAGGATGATGCGCGATGCCAAAATTACGGAAATCTACGAAGGGACCAGCGAGGTGCAGCGGATTGTCATAGGGTCGGCGTTAACCAGATAA